ACCCCGATTGTTCCCGTTCTGTCAAGCTCTGTTGATTTCCCTGCTGAAAGGCACTATATTTATACCTATGGATAACAAACGTACCCTCCAAACCGTTTTCATGTTCGCACTTTTTGCGCTGCTGTTCGTACTCATACTCGGAATGCTGCATCCTTTTTTCACCGTTATTCTATGGACCATTTTATTGTACATTATCTTGAATCCGCTGCATCACCGCTGCGTTTCACGCCTCAATGCACAAAAAAAACTGTACGAATTCAGGAGGCACGTACTGGCAGGCGTTTTTTCCGTCGGAACGCTCATCATCATTATCGGACCGCTCATAACGATCGCAACGCTGCTGGTGCAGCAGATGCTGTCGTTTTTGCACGCCGTAGAGGACTTCATCAATCGGAATCCCGATTTTCTCACGTCATCCGAAATCGGCAAATCCGTACTCGGATTTATCGATAGATTCAATTTGGATTTCATCGACTTGAATTCGACCGATCTGCGAACCAATCTGATAAAATTCATACAGCAATACAGTTCGCGTATCGTTTCGACAGGCGCGACGGTGCTGAGCAGCACCGGTAATTTTCTGGTTTCCGTATTGTTCGTCACGTTCGCCCTGTATTTCTGTTTTCTGGACGGCCGCTACCTCGCCTCGCTTTTAGCGCAGGCGATTCCCATCAATCCGCAGTACATGTCCGCGCTTATGAAAAAGTTTGCCGAAATCACCCGGCATTTATTTTCAGGCTATATTTTGGTCGCCTTGTACCAGGGATTCGCCGCGTTCATCATCATGTCGATTTTCAGAGTGCAGGGTTCGCTGCTGTTCGCCGTAATACTGATGTTCGCTTCGTTCATTCCGCTGTTCGGTGCGGCGCTCGTCTGGCTGCCGATGGGAATCGTCATCTGCGCCACGGATTCGCTGCTGAAAGGTATTCTGTTCCTCGTTTTATGCGGTATCTGCGTCAGCTTTTTGGACAATTTCCTGCGGCCGATGTTCCTGAAAGACCGGATTAAAGTGCACCCGCTCGTTATCTTTTTTGCCATTTTGGGCGGATTGAAAGTATTCGGCATGAACGGGCTTTTGCTCGGGCCGATGATAATCATTCTGTTCTTTACCGTTCTCGATCTGCTCGTCAATTCCGAAGCGGCGGTCCCGACCGAAATCACCGACTCTGCGGAGTAACCCGATGCGGAAAATCTTTGCCAAATGCGCGTCGCTCGACGCGCGCTGCCGAAGCGAATACGGACTTACCGAAGACATTATGATGGAAAACGCGGCGGCGGCGCTTGAAGCCGAAGTCCGCCGCTTTCTCTCTGCACAACCGAACGGTATGCAGCCGTGCGGTACGCAGCCGAACAGTACGCAGCCGTGCAGCGGACAGTTGCAGTCGCTCAAAACGCAGCCGTGCGGCGGACAGTTGCAGTCGCTCAAAACGCTGCCGTGCGGCGGCCAATCGTGCGGCGCGGCGGACGTCCTGATCGTAACCGGAAGCGGCAACAACGGAGCCGACGGCTGGGCACTCGCGCGACGGCTGACCGGTACCTGTATCCCGGCGATTTATCCGGTGAAAGAACCCGCTTCCGCACAATGCATCGCACAGGCAGCCCGTGCCGAAAAAAGCGGCGTACGCGTCGTCCGGACGATTGTCCCTTGCCGCGTATTGGTCGAATGCATTTCGGGCAGCGGATTTTCCGGAAAACCGGCACCGGAAACGGAAGCACTGCTCACCGAGTTGAACGGCACGAACGCGTACCGCATCGCGTGCGACGTGCCGTGCGGCGTGGACGGCAGGGGAACCGTAAACGGCACCGCGTTCAACGCCGACGTTACCGTTACGATGGGCGCGCTCAAAACGGCGCTCGTAAGCGACGAAGCCAAAGATCATATCGGAAGCATTATCGTCGCCGACCTCGGAATCGGACGCGCCCGATACGAAAACACGGCAACGGACGCGCACACCGGCGCCGGCGTTTTGCCCGGAACGAGCGATGCGGCAGGAGCACAAAGCCGGGACGCCGTACCCGATGCCCCCGCGGCACCCGACTCGGCTGAAGCGCCCGCCGCGCCGTTTTCCGTACCGGAACCGGAACTGTTTCTGCTAGAACGAGGCGACGTCCGCCTGCCGCTCAGAACGGGACGCAACACCTGGAAAAACGCGTTCGGCCACTGCGCCGTTTTTTCGGGAGAAAAAGACGGCGCTTCGATACTCGCCGCAAGCGCCGCGCTCGCGTTCGGCGCGGGACTGGCAACGCTGGTTCAAACACTGAAACGCCCCGTCCGCTGCCCGCCGAGCATCATGTACGGCGAAACACTGCCGGAAAGCACGACGGCGCTCCTTGCGGGGCCGGGGCTCGGTGCCGGAACGGAATCCGCCGTTACGCACATTGCCGCGCGGCCGGAACTTCCCTGCGTACTCGACGCGGATATGCTCAGACATCCGGCACTAAAAACGCTGCTGGAAAACCGCCGCGCCGGGTGCGTCGTTACACCGCACCCGGGCGAACTGCGCGCGCTGCTTGAACGGTGCGGCTTCGGGGAACCGAGCGCCGAAGACATACGGAAACACCGGATCGAATTACTGCGCGCATTCTGCGCGCGCTACCCGAACGTAACGCTCGTCTCCAAAGGCGCGAACACGTTCGTCGCCGACGCACAGCGGATTTCGGTCTTTACCGGCGGAACGGGCGCCCTTTCAAAAGCAGGCAGCGGAGACGTTCTGGCGGGACTTATCTGCGCGCTGCTCGCCCAAGGGTATGCGCCGCGGGAAGCGGCGGAAACGGCGGTGTTCGTCCACGGAACGGCGGGCGCCCGCGCGACGGAACCGGGCGGAGTCGCCTCCTACGGGCTTATCCCGGAACTGCTCATCGAAGCGGTGCGGACGTTCCGAGCGGAACGGGCGAACGTTTAATCGGGATAATTCAAGTGCGCGTCGGTAATACCGTACAGCGTCGCGTCCAAAAAACGTTTCGCAAGCAATTTTGCCATCGGCAGATTCATGTCCAGATAATTACCGCAATCCTTTGCCGAAGCGCCCGGAACCGCTCCGCAAAAATCACGGACGAACTCGAACAGTTCGGTTATCAGCGGCACTGCGGCGCGCGACGTATACGAGCCGGCTAACAGCAGGTAAAACCCCGTTCGGCAGCCCATCGGCCCGAAGTACACCGTCTTCGCCTTAAAATCAGGATGATTGCGCAAAAACGTCGCGCCCAAATGTTCTATCGTATGAATTTCGGCCGTATTCATAACCGGCTCGTCGTTCGGACTGGTCATGCGTATATCGAACGTCGTGATCGGCGCGCCGCCGAACGTATCAATCCGGGAAACGTACAAGCCCGGTTCCAGCCGCAGATGATCGACCGTAAAACTTGCAATTTTTTCCATATCCGTATCACCTCGTTTTTTTCGGAACGCAGAAACGCCCGTTTTACGGCGGCGTCCAGGATTCCGATCTCATTTTCAGTTCCCAGTATACGCCGCACGCCGCGCACTGTCAAAGGGAATCCGCTTCAAACGGGAATTCCGCAGGGACCGCCGCAACCGAAAAGTGTTCGTTAACACGGCGATTCCGGCGCTCGTGCCGAGAAACACGAAACCGCCTGATTTACCGGCAAAAAGTCCCGTTTTCCGGTAAATTCGCCGAATTTATGTAAAAAGTGCTTGCATTGGCACCCTCAGTGAAGTATAATAATGCGTGTACGTTAACACACTAGGAGGCTGTATGAAAACTGATTATACCGCGCTTGTTGCATATGCGGAAACGGATATTTCCCTTCTGAAAAAAGCATTCGGCACGTTGTTTGAATCCAAATACGGTACATCGGATGAAGAGATTCATTTTTACGCCGCCCCAGCCCGCATCAATATCATCGGAGAACACATCGATTACAACGGCGGCAAGGTATTTCCCGCCGCCATAGACAAATACATATACCTTGCACTGCGCCGGCGCACCGATGCGACCGTCAAATACGACGACGTCAGGTTTCCCGGAGAATTCTCGTTCAGCATAACCGATAATTTCACGTACAAAAAGGAAAACGATTACTGTAATTATCTGAACGGAATCCTGACCATTCTCAAGGACCGCGGATTCACCTTTGAAACGGGATTTGAGGCGCTGTTTTTCAGCTGCATACCGGCCGGCGGGGGAATTTCATCCTCATCGGCGCTGGAATGCTGTTTCGCCTACGCGGTGAGCGATCTGTACGGTCTCGGCATCGACGGTGTGGAAATTGCAAAAATCGGACAGGAATCCGAACACCGTTTTATGAACGTAAACTGCGGCATCATGGATCAGTTCATCATTGCGACGGCAAAAAAAGAAACCGCGATTCTGCTCGATTGTGCGACGCTTGAGTATCAGTACGTTCCGCTAAAACTGGGCGACTACCGGTTCGTCGTCATGAACACGAATAAAAAGCGGCAGCTGAGCGACTCCAAATACAACGAGCGCGTCTCCGAATGCAAAATCGGGCTCGGCGTGATAAACGCGAAACTGACTTCGCTCGGCAAAAAAACGGTGCCGGATCTGTGTTCGCTCTCATCGCAGGATTTTGCCGAATTGCAGGACAGCGTCAAAGATCCGATCATTTTGAAGCGGATCCGCCACTGCGTTACCGAAAACGAGCGGGTTTATAAAGCCGTCGCCGCGCTGAAAGCGGGAGCGCTCGCGGACCTCGGCGTGCTGATGAACGCGTCGCACGACTCGCTGCGCAACGATTACGA
This sequence is a window from Treponema brennaborense DSM 12168. Protein-coding genes within it:
- a CDS encoding galactokinase, with amino-acid sequence MKTDYTALVAYAETDISLLKKAFGTLFESKYGTSDEEIHFYAAPARINIIGEHIDYNGGKVFPAAIDKYIYLALRRRTDATVKYDDVRFPGEFSFSITDNFTYKKENDYCNYLNGILTILKDRGFTFETGFEALFFSCIPAGGGISSSSALECCFAYAVSDLYGLGIDGVEIAKIGQESEHRFMNVNCGIMDQFIIATAKKETAILLDCATLEYQYVPLKLGDYRFVVMNTNKKRQLSDSKYNERVSECKIGLGVINAKLTSLGKKTVPDLCSLSSQDFAELQDSVKDPIILKRIRHCVTENERVYKAVAALKAGALADLGVLMNASHDSLRNDYETTGIELDTLHEEANKTAGCLGSRVTGAGFGGCAIALIHKDGYNDFVKKVGAAYKDKIGYEATFFECGTGGGAHSI
- a CDS encoding S-ribosylhomocysteine lyase, with the translated sequence MEKIASFTVDHLRLEPGLYVSRIDTFGGAPITTFDIRMTSPNDEPVMNTAEIHTIEHLGATFLRNHPDFKAKTVYFGPMGCRTGFYLLLAGSYTSRAAVPLITELFEFVRDFCGAVPGASAKDCGNYLDMNLPMAKLLAKRFLDATLYGITDAHLNYPD
- a CDS encoding AI-2E family transporter is translated as MDNKRTLQTVFMFALFALLFVLILGMLHPFFTVILWTILLYIILNPLHHRCVSRLNAQKKLYEFRRHVLAGVFSVGTLIIIIGPLITIATLLVQQMLSFLHAVEDFINRNPDFLTSSEIGKSVLGFIDRFNLDFIDLNSTDLRTNLIKFIQQYSSRIVSTGATVLSSTGNFLVSVLFVTFALYFCFLDGRYLASLLAQAIPINPQYMSALMKKFAEITRHLFSGYILVALYQGFAAFIIMSIFRVQGSLLFAVILMFASFIPLFGAALVWLPMGIVICATDSLLKGILFLVLCGICVSFLDNFLRPMFLKDRIKVHPLVIFFAILGGLKVFGMNGLLLGPMIIILFFTVLDLLVNSEAAVPTEITDSAE
- a CDS encoding NAD(P)H-hydrate epimerase, with product MRKIFAKCASLDARCRSEYGLTEDIMMENAAAALEAEVRRFLSAQPNGMQPCGTQPNSTQPCSGQLQSLKTQPCGGQLQSLKTLPCGGQSCGAADVLIVTGSGNNGADGWALARRLTGTCIPAIYPVKEPASAQCIAQAARAEKSGVRVVRTIVPCRVLVECISGSGFSGKPAPETEALLTELNGTNAYRIACDVPCGVDGRGTVNGTAFNADVTVTMGALKTALVSDEAKDHIGSIIVADLGIGRARYENTATDAHTGAGVLPGTSDAAGAQSRDAVPDAPAAPDSAEAPAAPFSVPEPELFLLERGDVRLPLRTGRNTWKNAFGHCAVFSGEKDGASILAASAALAFGAGLATLVQTLKRPVRCPPSIMYGETLPESTTALLAGPGLGAGTESAVTHIAARPELPCVLDADMLRHPALKTLLENRRAGCVVTPHPGELRALLERCGFGEPSAEDIRKHRIELLRAFCARYPNVTLVSKGANTFVADAQRISVFTGGTGALSKAGSGDVLAGLICALLAQGYAPREAAETAVFVHGTAGARATEPGGVASYGLIPELLIEAVRTFRAERANV